From the Drosophila willistoni isolate 14030-0811.24 chromosome 2L unlocalized genomic scaffold, UCI_dwil_1.1 Seg168, whole genome shotgun sequence genome, the window AAAACGTAGCTCCTCCTTTCATAAATCTCTAGCCACTTTGCCTCCACCAGTTCTCGAGAAGATGGTGAATCCCATGCTGAAACTGCTCGCTAACCTCCAGCAATGTCCACCTGATTTCTCCGAGTATTTGGGAGCATTTCTGGCTTTATTACAAATTGATTTACACTCACCCAAACAATTGGAGCAGCAATTTGGTTTGCAATTGTTGCGAATCTCTCGAGATCTGTTCAAGACTCAGTCAACGCAAACCTATGCCATAGAATTGCTATATTATTATGTGAAATTGTTATACCTAAAAGAGCCACTGGCAAATTTTCATAGCGTCTATATCGATATTTGTAAGAAATTTGTATGCTTCTTGGATAGGAAGATCACAGCCGATCAGGCGAAAGAGCAATGGTTTATGGATTTCATAATCACCATGCAGCGAGTCCAAATGCATTTGAATCAACTTGATAGCAAGAAACCTAGTTTTCCCACATTTTGGCAACATTTCAAAGAGGATGAGTCTGCGGATTCATATGCTGGGCACTTTTTGCTCCTACAAACTTGCGTTCGCTTGGCTGTTAATGTCCAGCGGAGTCCCTTGGCCGGTACATGCAACAGTGAGGGCTGCAAAAGTGTCCGAAGGCATTGCATTATCTCTCTAGTCAATAGTGCTCTGTGCTCTTGCGCCACTTGGGAGCCAAAAGAGGCAGATCGTAAAAATAAGGTAAGTCTGTACAGACTCTTTATTTGCTCTCTAATCATGTCATTTTATCATCATTTCAGTCCTACCACAAACCTCTGGTGGAAAACTTAATTTATGGCATGGAAATAGCCAAAGATATGAAATGTATGGGTCCCGATAGTCCAGATCTAATACGTTTTGTGCGTTTCTTAGCATTTTTAATTAGTAAGGTGGCCTGCACTGAACAGTGGTGTCTTATCCAACCTCTGTTGGAGCCACTGAAGCCTCTGCTCTCCTTAACAGGAGCAGAATACCTGCATTATCTCTTGCGACGTCTGGCCAAGGCGAGTTCAGCTTACTGCCCAAGGCCAGAATTGGCCATTTGCTTGCAAGCCACCTACATAGCCAATCAAACTAACGCTTTGACCATGCGTTCACTAATGTGTTTGCAGTATCAATCTGCAAAATCGGGTCCCATAGTGGACAAATGTCTATATGAATGGTACAAATCGAATCCCATTGCCCATCTCACTCGACTGACCGAAGCTCAACTTGAACAATTCTATGATATGAATCTGTCGCTGATTTTGCTACTATTCTCAACACCACCCTCAAGCCTGGCACAGTCGTTAATACGTTGCCGTCGCACTGATTACCACTGGATACTTATTGCCCGTCATATGCGCTCGGACAAGGACATGCTGGTCCAGtgtcaggagctatgcaacaAATCCCGTCGTGCCACACTTACTGGCCAAAAGCTAAGCCGCATGGAGAACTTATGTGCGGGTCATGCCAGTGCCCATTTATTGCTCGATGCTTTGGAGGCCCAAAAAATCAAAGCCTCCATAAGGGATATCAAGGAGATAGAGCTTGCTGCATTTTTCATTAAGAACAATCTCATGGATTTCAATATACAACGCGAAAGTCGCTTGGTGGAGCTATCAGTAAATGTTATCGAATACTTTGGCGCATTCTTCAGGAGGGTGAGTCAGTCATTCCTATATAATTGGATTCTGTTCTCATAATTTCAATAATTCACAGGCAGATGCAGAACCATTGGAATCAAACGAAACAGCCATTGACTGGGAGGCATTGATCGATGATGGGATTACGGCTGCTGTCTCCCTATCCAGTATGGGCTACACGACTCAAGCGGATAATGCCTGGTTTTTGCTATTGGAGATTGGCAAATTGCTTGATGATCGATTTACCTATTTGCGTGCTCTCACTTACTTCTTGTCATTGAATCGTCATAGCCATGTGTTCCGCCAGCTGCAAATTGCCGAAGAGTTGGAAAAATCCCAGGAAATGCTCGATGATTTGTGGCCACAAGTGacccaacgattctacaaacgCCATCATACGATTGTCATGCTCTGCCTTTGCCACATGGCCTATTATTATGCCAAGATCGATTGCAAATGCCATGCCCAGTTGCTCATTATGCTGGTAGAGGATCTCCGTGAGGAATTTCCCGAAAGACAAGACAAAAATGATATCGTTTTGATTACACTACAAACAGTTAAATTTCGCATAGTAAAGCATCAGAAGCAGTGCGAGATTATACCCAAAATGTCGCCATTGCGTCTTCTGGACACAGTGCAGGACAGCGTATGCAAGTTCACACATTTGTCCAGTGTCGATATGGGCGCACTGCATTTGCTTCTCGGTGATCTGGTCAAAGAGGGTACCGAATGCACATCTAATCGCCTGACCGAACGTTTTTCCTTCTCCAACATTATGTTAAACGTGTCCATTCAAAATGGTCTGGCCTTTAGGGCTGTTGAGGTGTTAACATCTTGGCTGTGGACTAATCTGCAAATGGAGGATCTGGATCGGGCCCAGGTAAAACTTAACCTAATTGAACACATATTGGGCATTAAGTCGCTAAGTAAAGATCTTGACCAGCCGgtggaaaaagaaatacagAAAAGTAATCTCAAAAAGATTGCGGATGAGTATATCAAGAGTCAAGCGGGGTCTATGCCCAAAAATCACATAATACCCATGATGCAGCAGGTGGAACCAATAAGAAAACAAGTCTCATTGGAAATTGAGGTGGGTGACTAAAGTTTTTCATCTACAACtttaatttcatatttaattCTCACCTTTCAGGACactcctcatcatcatcatctgctGAAGGAAACTCTGCCACCCTCGAAATACCAATTGCAATGTTATCTCAGTCGATCTGATAAGCTTTTGATCCAAGATTCCGAGCAGTTGCAGTATATATACTTTACCATCGGTTGCCTCCATGCACGATTGCTGTTCC encodes:
- the LOC6643268 gene encoding protein three rows encodes the protein MSSDIEKLLKGSRQDIKNAAEHIETQFKELRKGSSKDAVYRALRLELLVMRQICLLLQEQKHANADIYCDIMTTMLPVEPQEGQARLWKAHLDSVRFIHHHFAHQNLKESQRFYTLINQEECRLQSETDYTIFLGIHLTHFEYLQKSAKVAPSPASTMEEIHSCVQNVGHLFDVMLKEKHLNYNNLIVQLNELLLIKRSSSFHKSLATLPPPVLEKMVNPMLKLLANLQQCPPDFSEYLGAFLALLQIDLHSPKQLEQQFGLQLLRISRDLFKTQSTQTYAIELLYYYVKLLYLKEPLANFHSVYIDICKKFVCFLDRKITADQAKEQWFMDFIITMQRVQMHLNQLDSKKPSFPTFWQHFKEDESADSYAGHFLLLQTCVRLAVNVQRSPLAGTCNSEGCKSVRRHCIISLVNSALCSCATWEPKEADRKNKSYHKPLVENLIYGMEIAKDMKCMGPDSPDLIRFVRFLAFLISKVACTEQWCLIQPLLEPLKPLLSLTGAEYLHYLLRRLAKASSAYCPRPELAICLQATYIANQTNALTMRSLMCLQYQSAKSGPIVDKCLYEWYKSNPIAHLTRLTEAQLEQFYDMNLSLILLLFSTPPSSLAQSLIRCRRTDYHWILIARHMRSDKDMLVQCQELCNKSRRATLTGQKLSRMENLCAGHASAHLLLDALEAQKIKASIRDIKEIELAAFFIKNNLMDFNIQRESRLVELSVNVIEYFGAFFRRADAEPLESNETAIDWEALIDDGITAAVSLSSMGYTTQADNAWFLLLEIGKLLDDRFTYLRALTYFLSLNRHSHVFRQLQIAEELEKSQEMLDDLWPQVTQRFYKRHHTIVMLCLCHMAYYYAKIDCKCHAQLLIMLVEDLREEFPERQDKNDIVLITLQTVKFRIVKHQKQCEIIPKMSPLRLLDTVQDSVCKFTHLSSVDMGALHLLLGDLVKEGTECTSNRLTERFSFSNIMLNVSIQNGLAFRAVEVLTSWLWTNLQMEDLDRAQVKLNLIEHILGIKSLSKDLDQPVEKEIQKSNLKKIADEYIKSQAGSMPKNHIIPMMQQVEPIRKQVSLEIEDTPHHHHLLKETLPPSKYQLQCYLSRSDKLLIQDSEQLQYIYFTIGCLHARLLFLKRENYEQLDYFYEQASIWLKEQQSKQQQSLHNLPLMLHMQNMNYLRKRNKIQLAIAYGNEALKLTSDQPQHYLIDLNYSHNLFSQLMGAYSELRPPSPLPVAKTKKVSLRRALTFNISPEEKLKSLNTLNPKTPKFTIYSEQKQSLPSPEGEDDLDTCQIIEIADTSDEENAVPLKPTKSAPLSARKGRLPTRTPIKPQRMEDKTPAKTETKPTRSRSAKPQEDSNEKLSARNTRSRSAKPSIEISEKPPSTRSRRRVMGEQGQQLEPISSRRRNRDL